DNA from Victivallis lenta:
TGCCGGAGTGTCGGCTTGAGAAGTTTTCCAGGAATGGCTCTACTTTCCTGACCAGGCGTTTCGACCGCAACGGCAACCGCCGTATCCATTTCGCTTCGGCCATGACGCTGCTCGGCAAAACCGATGGGGCCGATTATCAGGACGGAACCAGTTATCTTGATATTGCCAAATTCATCATGCAGTACGGCGCTCAGCCTGAAGCCGACTTGCGGGAACTCTGGAAACGGATCGTCTTCAGCATAGGAGTAAAGAATACCGACGACCATCTCCGCAACCACGGTTTCCTGCTGACGCCTCAAGGCTGGATACTCTCTCCGGCCTACGACATCAATCCCAATCCGAATGGCACCGGTCTTGCTCTCAATATCTCGGAAAACGACAATGCCCTTGATTTCGATCTCGCGCGGGAAGTCGCGCCGCTTTTCCGAACTGACACAGACACGGCCGATTCTTTCATTAAGCAGACCGAAGAAAGCATTCTAAACTGGCGTAAGATCGCCGATCGCTGTGCGCTCAGCCGTTCCGCGCAAGACGATATGGCCTCGGCATTCGATTAGATAAGCGATGAATTGCAAAATTATTTAGTCTTATTTGTATTAGATGCAATGTAATTCTTTATCATAACTGCGAGAGGAGAATATCATGGGACAAAAAATTCATAGAGAAATCCAATTGCAACCTCAAGAAGCATTCTGGTTGGATTTGATGCAACTGCCTCACTGCATTGAGCTCGAAAAAGAAATAATACTTGATGCCAAGTTGCAATTGCTATTTTCACCGCCTTATCTCGGTATCGATCTTGAGAAAATTTTTCAAACCACTTTGGAAGATGGCTGGCTACTTCCCATCAATGGGACTCGATTTGCGGTAAAAGAGAAAACGATTTATGTTGAAGTACACGATTCTGTCGCAGAAAAATTAACGATCTTGCAAAAGCAGAAGAAAGAGTTAGAGCGCGAGATTATCCAATTAACAAATTTAATCTGTACACAAAACTCTAAAAGAATCCGTGCCAAAAGAATAGAAGAAAACCAAGATTCAAATTCCTTAAACTCAATTGGTAGTAGTAATATCTCTTATACAAATATTCCATCCATGAGAGCTGCGGATATCAGTACCTTGGAAACTTATCGGAATGAAAAAGCAAATGAACTTCAGCAACTGCAAGTTTCAATCAATCAGTATAAAAATAGTTTAAATTCCTGCCAAATCAATAAAGTTGCTTTCGTTTTTCCGCTTGGATGCAGCGTTCCCAATAATTATGAACAGATTTTAAAATGCCTTTACGTTCATCATAATTATTGTCAAGACAATTGTTGTTCTTACAAGCGAGATTGTGCATATTTGCAGACACTTGCCAATATAAACCTCGGAGTTTCCACATCTGCAGATGTCTTACATCAGCAGAAAGTTTCACTTTATAATCTCTGGCACCAAAACTATCCACATATCAGTGATCGAGCGCAGAAAGCCAAAGAATGGGGAATCGATATTGATCATCCAGAAAAATTGTCAAATAAAACAAGCTATTGTTATCAAATATTTAATAGCAATCCCAATGTCAATCAGGGGTCAATTATATTCAATACGACAAAGAATCAACCTTTTTCTACCGTAAATTTTGGGAGCAAAGGAACTTACAAAATTGCAAACGTTATTTCTGTTGTAAACAACCAATTCCAAGAACTTCCTATAATTCCTGCAAAATTATTAAATCTTGACAAAATTGCTGAAAATCGTGACGTACCAATATGCTTTACTGATAGTTTGGAACTCGCTCGTGTTGCCCCGCAGGCTCTCATAGGCCCTTGCATCTTTACTTCGTACTACGGAGCGCAGTTTGATGGATTTGAAATAGATTTTTATCCTTTCCGCGATCGCACTGTGTATTATGTAATAGTGGAACATTCAGGTTTAACGCGAGAACAGGTGATGGATAGGGTACATGCCAATTACCTGCAGATGAAAGCTCAAGTAAAAAATATCAATTTAAATTTTGTTGAACTCAATGGATTTCGGAAGGAGGAAGATTCTTGGCATTTTTCCATGCAGAGAATTTCAGAACAAAATTTTTGTGAACGTTATTTTTCCTCTTCCGCACCTGATAAAGTAGAACCTCCTTCTGTGTCATTGTCTCGTCCGACCAAAGAATCAAAATCCTCAACACCTCCTTTATTGGGTCCGCTGATTGAAGCCGGTCGTTATATTTTGCTGGTAGGCGGTAAACATAGTGGAAAAACAAAGTTTGCAATCGCGGTTGCTGCGGCAGTCGCCTCCGGAAAAGAGTTAGTGCAGATATTACGTCCGGAGAGAACAATGAAGCATGATGTGCTTTATTTAGATTTTGAGTTGGGAGAAAAAACTTTCGAAAATGATACTCAAAAAATCTTGAAAAATTTCTTTGGTGATGTTGCCAATCATCCGTTTCTTCACATAGAGCACCTGAATGGTCAAGGTATAAATATCCACTCGCCTGACGGAATCGAAAAAGTTCGCAATGTAGTTGAGAAGTATCGAGAAAAGGATTTGAAACTTTTGATCATCGATAATATTACTGCTGTATCCGGCCATGCGGTGGCTGATAATTCAGGCTGGAACCAGTATACCTATCCCTTTATCACCGAGCTGACCAATGCTGGAATGACCGTGATTGTGATTGCACATATTGATGCGGGTTCTCTGCGTGGAGGCAAACAAAAATTTTACAACGGAACGGAATGTATTCTTCTGTCCAAGACACCTGGGAAGAAAATTCCCAAACAATATTGGATTACGATAGAGCGCCCATATGTCATTTCCAAATATCCATACGCAGAACATCACCCGATGACGATCTGCATAAACGAGGAAAATGAACGTGCTAAAATAAGTTTTGACAAATCTTATTTAGAAAATATTTTATCTAATAAATCCATCTCAGCTCATGACTTGGGATTCTGGTTTAATGTTACTCAGAAAACAATTCGAGAATGGCAGAAAAAACTAACGTGAGGCCGGTTACTTCTCAACCGTAAACACGTTTATTTTGATCTGAGAAACGTTTATCTTTACCGGAAGAACGTTTATTCTTCAAAGATAAACGTTCCTTTCTTGTTTTTGTAATAAAATGTTTATTAACAAGTAATTGCATTCGTTCGTGCGTAGTTTTGACTGCTATAAAAGTACAGTTCTTCCATGTTTCTTGCGTATATAAAAAATATTCTTTGATATTTATTGTTTTAGCCAGTTTGGTGGATTCGAGAATAAACCTCGAATCCACCAAACTGCAATATGCTTTGGGGCTAGATAATCATTTACTGTTATTCTACTTCTTCGCTTGTTAAAATAAATCTGATAATATCGGAATTACGATATCTGACGCTGGTGCCGACCATCTTCCGCTTGAATGGGAAATAGCCTTCCCGCTCAAGCCGTTTAAAGTTGGCAAGACTGATACCGAGCATGGTTGCGGCTTCGGTCTGGTCAACCAATTTAGGAATTACCGTCGGCAACGGAGTTCCTTTGTCAGCCAGATGTTTGAGCTGAGCGATGATTTCCCGGTATTCCGGAATCGTAATCAGATTGGATTCAGTCAGTGGATGAAGTAATTTTCCGATGAGGCGGACGGTCTGATAGCGGATGGGATTCTGATCCATGTATGCGCCCCTCCTTTTGAGCGCATACGATTGCGGTCTATGAATATTTTTTTACCTTTGACTCTGCATTATCTTATACGATTCCCTAACTGTAAAATTCCCTCCATTCTGCATTGCCGACAGTCGTCTTATGAAAAGCCGTGGAAATGCGAGCGACAGACAGCTATCTCCAGTTCGGTTATTAGAAATAGCGAAATAATATCCAACATATAAGCAGCAGTATTTGATCTCCACACTCAGATGACAGCCAGAATAAACAATCCATATTCCCGGAAGTTGATTTCTGATGATTGTTCGAATCCATCATGAGAACAATTACTGAACAGAAATCAACCATACTATATTCAACAGGAATTTACTCGAAGGAAGAAACCATGCCGAAAAGACACCATCACACGGAAAGCCGGTTAAACAATTTATCCGTAAATGCCGATCCGGAACATCCTGTTTATCGTGAAGCAGCCACCGAGATTCAAAAACGATTGCGATATATGACCGAGAAACACAGCCAGGTATTTGTGGGGCATTTGGAGTTTCGTTTCCCTCCTGAAATGGAACCCCAGAATGACAATCGGCATATTTCCAATGCGGTACGCAAATGCCGGATGAAGTTGAAGCGGGAGGGGATCGACGCCCAGCTTGTCTGGGCACGGGAACAACGTAATTCCGCTCAACCGCATTATCACTGCTACCCGATCTGTGACGGCAATAAAGTACAGCATGTTCAGCGGGTGGCCGGATTCTTCAATGAGATCTGGTCCCGTGAGATTGACGCATCTCCAGAATCCAATTATGTACGGTATTGCCCTCCGAAGGAACAGGCGGACAACGATACCGGCATACGGATTCGCCGTCATGGTTCAGATGCGGAAACGCAACTGCATAATGCCTCACACTGGATGAGTTATGCCGCGAAAGTGAATGAAAAAGAGAAGACACCGGAGGGATGTCGGATGTTCGGATTTACGCATATACCGAAGGCATGATTGAAACGGCTGTAAAAAAATACAGAGAATCTGCTATGATATGAGAGTCCGGCAGGGGCCGGCTGATGATAATTGGATTACCGGCTCGTGTGCGGTAAAACGCACCGGCCGGACATCCCCAAAAATCTTTTTATTTTTGGAACAACAATATTATGACAGGCATCCTCCTGTCGTTTACTCATAACACTCCAAATGAGGTAAAATCATGACCAACGCAGAACTGAACACATTTCTCGACCTGGAATGGCACTGTGCCGCTTTTACGCCGGAAGAAGCATCCGTTTCAGCGCCCTTATCCCCGAAACAGTGGGCGCGCATTCTCTCACGGCATCCGGAGCTTCAGGAGTTTTGTCCGTTTGCGGAGTTCACTCCCGGTGACTGGGTTGTCGTCCTTGAAAAACAACTGCCCTTTGCATGGCGCTGCTCCTGCTGGAAAGATTTCACCCCGCATCAGTGGCAGCGACTGTTACGGCACCAACCGACTTTGCTCCATTACTGTGAAATACCGGATCATCCGGCTGTGCGGAGTGGGTTGCTGGCGAGTGACTGGCCTTTTGAAAAAGAGATCGATACGAGTGATTTTACGCTCGGTGACTGGTTCTGGACCGTCAAGCATAATCCGAGCACGTGGTTTCAATGTCCCTGCCGGGAACAGTTCACGAAACCGATGTGGTGGAGCATCCTGTACAGTTCAGCCGACCTGCTGCCGGATTGCCCATGCCTTGACAAATTCAGTGACGAAGACTGGCGTCGTCTTAACATCATTCCGAAATTAAAGGACCGGATACGTACTCGTGAACAATTCCGGAAATTGATCGACCTGACCAGGTATCCGTTCCGCAATTCCAGATTCGACGAATGATCCATCCGATATTCCGGCATGAATCGAAAAAAGAGATACGCGTCGTTGCTGCGTATCTCTGAAGTCTTCAGTCATCTACGCCTTGAACCGCAGATGACATTTCGGACAGCGATACAGACCGATTACATTTTCATCGATCAGTTTGCCAGCCTGAGCGCCGATCACACCCCCAGAAGTGATTCCCCAGAGGAGATTCAACACGGCTCCGGCTGCCGCACCGATGGTCGTGCCGACAACTCCCAACGCACTTCCGGCACGTGCACCGCGAACCATGCCGACAATCACGACAGCTCCTCCTGCGGTAATCCCGGTTGCGGTTCCAACCGTACTGGCCTGATGAAGCGGGTTCGCAATCGAAGCACAATTCGGACAAAAGACTTTCGCCATAGTAACGACTCCTTCTTTCAAGTGATAAAACCGGCGACCGAAGCCGCCGGGGTGCATGATACTCCGGAAATCGCACCACTTTTTTCCGGAGGGCGTACCAGGGCAGAGCGCCGTGGACTACTTCCAGAGTTCCGCCGGTTTGCCGTCCAGTCCAAACAGTCGGGTCAGGCTGCGGTAGCACTGGTCGGCACGGGCGGGACTGTACTTTTTGGCGGTTTCGGTGAAGGCGTTCAACAGGCTCCACCGGGTCGGCTCGACGAACTCCTCATGCCGGGGATGTTTGAACTCCTTCCAGACGGTCAGAATATCACATGACGGAATCGCCTGACGTTCCGCCGCCACCACCAGCGAAGCACGAACTTCATCATCATTGAGTTCATCGATCTTCAACTCTTCTGCTACGTTTTCCAAAGTCAAAAACTCCAGCTCCAGAGCGTTCACTGCTTCCAGAACCAGACCGTTCAGTTCGATCCGGGAGGTGTGACGCCGTTTCAGAACCATGCTGCCACCAAGACATAAATTGCTGCAGCAAATGACCGAGAGCCCCGCCGCCAATCCCACCGCCAGCGTGCGATCATGGCTGTTGCGGATGCCGATACAGCGCGACCACTCCGTGCTTGAAGTCCGATTGATCCGCATGACCCCAAACATCCGCTGACCGTCACGGGCCAGACCGTATTGCTCGTCGAGAATTTGCCAGTTGTGCGCCTTGACCACATCGGTTACGGCGTCGATCACCTCACAGTGCGGTACCGGTTTCCAACTCGCGGTAGCGGTCGGCGTCGGAACCATTGCGATCTCGTCACGCCCGACGAACTTCCCTTCACTCATCATCAGTCCCATGATTTCACCTCCATTTCTTTAAATGCCACTGTCTGCAACGGTCTCGATACGGACACTCCGCACAGGCGAATGATGTTTCATTCGGCAGGAACACGCCTTTGTTGATCGCGTACTGCGCCCGGTTCGCCAGCGCCTCGAAGCGCCGGAAGTCGTGGAATCCGCGACTGGTGTAATGACTCTCACAGCCCGGATTCTTTGTCTTGGTGATGACATCGAACCGAAAGAGTGGAGCCGTTCCGTTCTGTTTCTCGTAGGCATAGCTGAACACCGTTGCCTGAAGATCGCGGTCGGCTTTCCCGGCTGGCCAGCGGTTCGCGGAGGTTTTCCAATCCACGATGCAGACATCCCGTCCATCCTGAACCAGTAAATCCCATTCACCGATCAGGGGCTTGTTCAGTCCGGGAACGTCAATCTTGAACGCTTGTGCCACACCTTTGACCGTGTAGTAATCCGACCAGTTCGCCAGCGCCGCATCCAGCATCTTCGTTGCAAGGTCGATCACCGTATCGAAGTTCTCGCCCTCCTTGTAGATCAGGTTCGGGGTAGCTTCGGCTTCGATCTTGAACGCCTCTTCAAACTGTCCGACGATCTCATCACGGGTCAGCGAACCGCCCATCATGCACTCCCACGCCTGAGCGGTCAATGCCGAATGGAATGCCTTGCCGAATGGCAAGCAGACCGAAGTCCGTTCAACCTCGGCCTGATCCACGTACCGGTACATGAATTGCGCCTGACAGATATTGAGGTACGTATTCAACGCCGAATACGACCAGTGCGGTTCCTGCCGCAGTTTGTCGATGGTCGCCATTACGCCGCCCTCCATTCGTCGATCTGATCCGAACACTGCTGCCGGGTCAGATGCTGGATGTCCGGCACCTGAAACCGCGCCGCGATCTGCTGCGGAGTGATGCCGCGCTGCCGGGCAAGGTCGAGCAGATATGAGAGCTGCTTCGGACTCGCCGGAGCCTCATTCTGACGTACGCCAGACCTGCTGCGTTGAGAACCGTTTCGCGGCGCTCCGGCAGCCGGACGACCGCCGTAATTCGCGGGGCTTTTTCCATGTAATTCGGCTTCGACGGAATTCCGTACCAGATCGAACGTTTCATGAATACGGGTCTGCAACTGATCTTGCGTGAGACCATCCGGCAGCTCCACTTCGACTGACGCATGATAGCTCTGGCTCGAATATTCCTCACCAGCCGGAACCTTCTTTGAATATGACGCATTGAGTTTCAACATTTTTTCGATTTCCTATTGAAATATTTTGTATTTACGTTATATTGATACCGACGAAGGAGGCGCGAATGAATTTTGAATGGGATGAAAATAAGGCGGCAACCAATCAGCAAAAACATGGAATCACTTTTCAGGAAGCTGCAACGGTATTTCAGGATGAAGATGCGCTGCAGATTTTCGACCCCGACCATTCGGAGGGTGAGGACCGTTTCATCCTGTTGGGAATGAGTTCCATTTTGCGGATTTTAGTGGTCTGCCACTGTTATCGCGCCAATGACGATGTGATTCGGATCATTTCCGCACGGAAAGCAACCCGGAACGAAAGTTCCACCTACAAGAGGAGGAAATGAAATGAGAGCGGAATACGATTTTTCCAATGCAGTCAAAAACCCTTATGTGAAGCCTCGGAAAACTGCGGTGACAATCCGGCTTGATCCGGCGACCGTGGAGTATTTCAAATCGCTGGCAAGCGAAGTGTCACTGCCGTATCAGACGCTTATCAATTCGTTTTTGACTGACTGCGCCAAGCGCAAGGTAAAACCGAATATCAAATGGAGTTGATGAATTTCAGATTGCCATTCTGATCCGCTCAATGGCGCGTTTCGCCTGAATGAAATCCCGCTCTTTCTGCTTTTGCGCAAGCTGAACTTCTTTGACCTTGCGTACCAGCAAGGTCGATTCGTCCAGAGCGAGTTTGAGTTTATTCCGGAACGTATCGATGGTATTGTAGAGTTCATCCAGCGGATTGGTTTCGGGTTCATGGTTCGGGGCGACCGTCTGCACCTGAGCTGACACCACTTTGTTTTCGACGTTTTCCATTTTGTTTGTTTCCTTTTCTGGTTGATGTTTGGGTAATATGTGAATCGGCATCGCAATATACCGGCCGCTGCCGCCCTCGGCGATGACCGGTATCCTGCCGTCCGAATGCGCCCGGAACTTCGTGTAGCCCTGCTGAAGCATCCGCAGCAGGATATATTTGTTAAGTGCCAGCACCGCACGGGGCTGAACACCGATTACCGTTGCCTCCAGCCGCAGTTCCATATCCGGGAAGTTGTTCGGAACCACGGCCACGCCGCCCGGAACCACGTTCAGCTCGACAGCGTGAAACGGCGGACTGTCGGGAACCGTTTTCAGGAACGTGATGATCCGTTCCGGCTCGTGAATCTCGATCCGGTAATCCAGCGTCTTGTCGGCGGGAATCACCTGCTTCCAATCGGGAAAGTTGCCCGGCAATGCCTTGCCCTGCCACTGGAAACCGCCGATTACGATACGGAACAGCCGCTCATTCCGGCTGCGCCAAAGGTGCAGCGTTCCAGCTTCTTCCGGTCGAGCGGTCAGCAGCGCCAGCGGAAACGGCAGCGTCATATCTTCCGGGATTTTCAACGGACACGGCAGGTTGAGCAACTCTTTACCGTTCGTTGCGGTCAGGCCGTCACGGGAGAGGTTGATGCCTCGCAACACGAGCCGTGCTTCGCGCAGATCCACCACCGGAGCCGCCAGCGCCAGCAGGTTGCCGAAATCCGGCGGCAGTTCGACCGTCACCGCGTCATCCGGGACAACCTCCGTTTCCGGCCAGTCGAGCCGCTTACCGGTCACTTCGACCTCGCCGCCGCGCGTGGAACGGATCAGTTCACGCAACGCCTTATACTCGACCGCAAAATCCTCCACATCCTCGGCCTCGCCAGTCACTTCGACCGTGACGGATTCCACTCCGTCAGTCGCAGTCAGCCAGACCTGTTCCCCGACGCCGAGAAACCGCACCGACCGCTGAACCTCCACCGGAGAAGTCTGCGACACCACCTTGCCGAGCACCTTCAACGCTTCTTGCAGCACACTCTTTCTGATCTTCATTTTCATTACCTCCGTGATGTTAAAA
Protein-coding regions in this window:
- a CDS encoding RecB family exonuclease, producing MATIDKLRQEPHWSYSALNTYLNICQAQFMYRYVDQAEVERTSVCLPFGKAFHSALTAQAWECMMGGSLTRDEIVGQFEEAFKIEAEATPNLIYKEGENFDTVIDLATKMLDAALANWSDYYTVKGVAQAFKIDVPGLNKPLIGEWDLLVQDGRDVCIVDWKTSANRWPAGKADRDLQATVFSYAYEKQNGTAPLFRFDVITKTKNPGCESHYTSRGFHDFRRFEALANRAQYAINKGVFLPNETSFACAECPYRDRCRQWHLKKWR
- a CDS encoding DUF932 domain-containing protein codes for the protein MGLMMSEGKFVGRDEIAMVPTPTATASWKPVPHCEVIDAVTDVVKAHNWQILDEQYGLARDGQRMFGVMRINRTSSTEWSRCIGIRNSHDRTLAVGLAAGLSVICCSNLCLGGSMVLKRRHTSRIELNGLVLEAVNALELEFLTLENVAEELKIDELNDDEVRASLVVAAERQAIPSCDILTVWKEFKHPRHEEFVEPTRWSLLNAFTETAKKYSPARADQCYRSLTRLFGLDGKPAELWK
- a CDS encoding BrnT family toxin is translated as MNFEWDENKAATNQQKHGITFQEAATVFQDEDALQIFDPDHSEGEDRFILLGMSSILRILVVCHCYRANDDVIRIISARKATRNESSTYKRRK
- a CDS encoding AAA family ATPase, encoding MGQKIHREIQLQPQEAFWLDLMQLPHCIELEKEIILDAKLQLLFSPPYLGIDLEKIFQTTLEDGWLLPINGTRFAVKEKTIYVEVHDSVAEKLTILQKQKKELEREIIQLTNLICTQNSKRIRAKRIEENQDSNSLNSIGSSNISYTNIPSMRAADISTLETYRNEKANELQQLQVSINQYKNSLNSCQINKVAFVFPLGCSVPNNYEQILKCLYVHHNYCQDNCCSYKRDCAYLQTLANINLGVSTSADVLHQQKVSLYNLWHQNYPHISDRAQKAKEWGIDIDHPEKLSNKTSYCYQIFNSNPNVNQGSIIFNTTKNQPFSTVNFGSKGTYKIANVISVVNNQFQELPIIPAKLLNLDKIAENRDVPICFTDSLELARVAPQALIGPCIFTSYYGAQFDGFEIDFYPFRDRTVYYVIVEHSGLTREQVMDRVHANYLQMKAQVKNINLNFVELNGFRKEEDSWHFSMQRISEQNFCERYFSSSAPDKVEPPSVSLSRPTKESKSSTPPLLGPLIEAGRYILLVGGKHSGKTKFAIAVAAAVASGKELVQILRPERTMKHDVLYLDFELGEKTFENDTQKILKNFFGDVANHPFLHIEHLNGQGINIHSPDGIEKVRNVVEKYREKDLKLLIIDNITAVSGHAVADNSGWNQYTYPFITELTNAGMTVIVIAHIDAGSLRGGKQKFYNGTECILLSKTPGKKIPKQYWITIERPYVISKYPYAEHHPMTICINEENERAKISFDKSYLENILSNKSISAHDLGFWFNVTQKTIREWQKKLT
- a CDS encoding BrnA antitoxin family protein gives rise to the protein MRAEYDFSNAVKNPYVKPRKTAVTIRLDPATVEYFKSLASEVSLPYQTLINSFLTDCAKRKVKPNIKWS
- a CDS encoding helix-turn-helix transcriptional regulator, whose protein sequence is MDQNPIRYQTVRLIGKLLHPLTESNLITIPEYREIIAQLKHLADKGTPLPTVIPKLVDQTEAATMLGISLANFKRLEREGYFPFKRKMVGTSVRYRNSDIIRFILTSEEVE
- a CDS encoding YagK/YfjJ domain-containing protein, giving the protein MPKRHHHTESRLNNLSVNADPEHPVYREAATEIQKRLRYMTEKHSQVFVGHLEFRFPPEMEPQNDNRHISNAVRKCRMKLKREGIDAQLVWAREQRNSAQPHYHCYPICDGNKVQHVQRVAGFFNEIWSREIDASPESNYVRYCPPKEQADNDTGIRIRRHGSDAETQLHNASHWMSYAAKVNEKEKTPEGCRMFGFTHIPKA